The Pyxidicoccus sp. MSG2 DNA segment GCGGACACGCTCGAGGCGCAGGCGCAGGGCCCCATCCTCAATCCGGTGGAGATGGCCATGCCGGACGAGAAGCGCGTGGTGGCCACGCTGGCCTCCATCCCCGAGTACACCACCCGCTTCCGCGAGGCCTTCCCCGGCGAGAAGAAGCCGGTGTCGCTGGGCAATGCCGCGCGCGCCATCGCCGCCTTCGAGCGCCGGCTCACCACGCCCTCGCGCTTCAACCAGTACCTCTCCGGCCGGCACGACGCGCTCTCCGAGCAGGAGCAGCGCGGCCTCCAGCTCTTCGCCGCCACCGGCTGCACCACGTGCCACAACGGTCCGGCGGTGGGCGGCACGTCCTTCCAGAAGCTCGGCCTGGTGGAGGACTACCCGGGCCTCACGGACGCCGGCCGCTTCGACGCGACGAAGAACGAGGACGACCGGGGCAAGTTCCGCGTGCCCACGCTGCTCAACGTGGACAAGACGGGCCCGTACCTCCACGACGGCAGCGTGAAGGACCTCCCCACCATGGTGCGCCTGATGGCGAAGCACCAGCTGGCGAGGACGCTCACGGACGCCGAGGTGGACGACCTGGTCTCCTTCCTCAAGAGCCTTACCGGCGAGCTGCCCTCCCAGGAGCTCATCTCCGAGCCGCCCCTGCCGGCCAGCACGAAGAAGACGCCCAAGGCAGACCCGTCGTGAAACGTGCGTGGCGCCCCGCGCGTTGCTAAGCAGCGAGGCCCATGGACCGAATGTTCTTCTACGCCCACTCCGGGCTGCGCTACCTGGTGCTGCTCGCCGGGGTGCTGGCCCTCGCCTACTTCGCCTTCGGGCTCGCCACGAAGCGACCCTTCGACAAGGGCGGGCGCATCCTCGGCGCCTCCTTCGCGGGCCTGCTGCACACCCAGGTGCTGCTCGGCATCCTCGTGCTGGTGACGCGCATCTACTACCCCGCGCTCATCGGCCACATCGTGATGATGGTGCTCGCCGCCGCCACGGCCCAGGTGGCGATGTCCGTCAACCGGCGCCGCCCCCAGCCGGGCTTCGTGCTGCCCCTGATGGGCGTGGTGCTGGCCCTCGTCTTCATCGTCGGCGGCATCATGGCCATCGGCCGCGGCGTGTTCACCACCACCGCGATGTGAAGCTGACGTAGCGCGAGCGCACCGTCCCTGTCGGGAAAATGCTGCGCTCGCGCGGGCCTCGCGGCGCAAAAGCTGCGCTGGCCTCGCGGCTCTGTCCGGATGTCTGCCCGCATGTTGGCAAGCGGGCATCCTGGCCCCCTCATTGCAGTCGTGCTCCAGCGTGCCGGGCAGTGAGCCCGGCCACTCCTGGAGGGGCACGCGGCGATGTGGACACAGGCCCTGGGTGGACGAAGGCCCGCGCGCGGGCTCGCCCCCGTCATTCAGCTCCTCGTCGTGCTGGTGGCGCCCGCCGCGCTGGCTCAAGGCGCCTCGCAGGGCGCGAAGCTCTTCGCGCAGCGCTGCGGGAGCTGCCACTCGGTGGGCGAGGGCGACCGTGTGGGCCCGGACCTGCACGGCGTGCTGGAGCGCCGTGACGAGGCGTGGGTTGCCCGCTTCCTGAAGAGCCCGGGCGCGCTCATCGACTCCGGTGACGCGGTGGCCACCGGGCTGCTGAAGCAGTTCAATGGTGTCCGCATGCCGGACCAGGCGCTCTCCGAGGAGGAGCGCGCCGGCCTCTTCGCCTTCTTCCGTGACTGCACCGCGAAGGGGAAGGGGAGCTGCAGGCCGTCTCCCACCGCGAAGCCGGGGACGGACGCCACGTCGGAGGAAGTGGCCCGCGGCCGCCAGCTCTTCGAGGGCACCCAGGCGCTGTCCCACGGTGGCCCCGCGTGCCTCGGCTGCCACGACGTGCGCGGGCTGGGCGTGGCGGGTGGCGGGACGCTGGGCCCCAACCTCACCTTCACCTTCGCGCGCCTCGGAGACCGGGGGCTGACGCCGCTGCTGGCGAAGCTGGACACGCCGCTGATGCGCGAGCTGTACGCGAAGACGCCCCTCACGGAGGAGGAGCAATACGCCGTGAAGGCGTACCTCGCGGACGTCTCGCGTGACGGCAGCCGGCCGCGCAAGGACAGGGACTTCTTCTTCCTCGGCGTCGTCGGGCTCATCGCCGCGCTGGGATTCATCGGACTCGTCTGGGGGCCGCGCGGGACGGACCCGCGCGCCCACTGACGGCGCTGCTCGTGCGAGGCCACCCGTGAGCGACTCCCTCCTCTTCTCCTTCCTTCCCTACGCGGCCGCCGTCGCCGCCGTGGCGGGCACGGTGCACCGCGTGACGGTGCGCACGCCGGCCACGGACCCCCGTGAGCCGTGGACGCCCGCGGGCCGCGCGGTGCTGGCAGGCGGTGTCACCGTCATCCTCAACCACCTGCTGGGGCTGGCTGCGCCCCGGGCGATGCAGGCCTTCGTCGCGTCCCCGGCGCGCCTCTTCACGCTGGAGGCGGTGAGTCTCATCGGCGGCATGCTGCTGGGCTGGGGCCTCTCGAGCCTCACCCTGCGTCGCGCTCGCGAGGGGCAGTGGCTGTTGGCCGGCTTCCTCGGGCTGGTGCTGGCGCAGGTGCTCACGGGGCTGCACATCGCCGTGACGCTGCGCTGGGGCTCCGCCTGGTATCTCCACCTCGCGGTGCCGTACCTGCGCTCGCTGCTGGCCTTCCAGCCGGACGCGACGCTGATGGAGAAGGCGCCGCTCGTCTTCCAGGTCCACACCCTGGCCGGCTTCGTGCTGCTGGCGCTGGCCCCGTTCGCCCGCGCGCGGAAGGCGGCCGCCCTGGCGCTGGTGCCGCCGGCCTCGGAGTCGAACCTGCTCGCCACGCCCCGGGAGGAGACCGCCCGCTGACGCGCGGCCCACCGCCATGAACGACGCCTCGACCCGCCCCTCACGTCCCATCCGCGCCGCCGGCCACGCGGGCGCGCTGCTGGCCCTGGCCCTGGCCGGGTGCAGCGGCCCGGTGAACAACCAGCAGGGCTACATGCCCGAGCAGCCCGTGGCCTTCTCCCACGCCGTGCACGCCGGCCAGTACGAGCTGGACTGCCAGTACTGCCACGTGGGCGCGGAGAAGAGCCGCCATGCCGGCGTGCCCGCCTCCAGCGTGTGCATGAACTGCCACACGCAGGTGAAGACGGACTCGCCCGAAATCCAGAAGGTGGCGGCCGCGGTGGCGGCGAACCAGCCCATTGCGTGGGTGCGCATCCACCGCCTGCCGGACCACGCCTTCTTCAACCACGCCAGCCACGTCACCTCGGGGCTGCAGTGCCAGACGTGCCACGGGAAGGTGCAGGAGATGGTGCGCGTGGAGCAGGCGGAGCCCATGACGATGGGTTGGTGCCTGGACTGCCACCGCAAGACGGCGGCGCAGCAGGTGTTCGCGCCGAGCCCTTCCGCGCCGCGCTCCGGCGAGCTGCTCGCCATGTCCACCCAGCCCCCGGCGCCCGCGCCGCTGAAGGCCCCCCGCATCCTGCAGCCCCCCACGGACTGCTCCGGCTGTCACCGCTGAGGACCTCCTCCATGTCCGAGTCCCTTCCCAAGTACTGGCAGAGCCTGGCCGAGCGCGCCGGCGCGTTGCCCGAGCACGCACGCAACGAGTTCGCGGAGGAGTTGCCGGTGGGCGTGGCCGCCGTGCCTCCGGACGCGAGCAGCCGCCGCGACTTCTTCAAGGTGATGGGCCTGAGCGCCGCCGCCGCCATGGTGGCCTGCCAGCGCGCGCCCGTGCAGAAGATCATCCCCTACGTCTCGCGGCCGGATGAAGTCACCCCCGGCCTGTCGCTCTGGTACGCGTCCACCTGCAACGGGTGCAGCGCCCAGTGCGGTGTGCTGCTGAAGACGCGCGACGGGCGCCCCATCAAGGTGGAGGGCAACGACGAACACCCCGTCTCGAAGGGCGGCGTGTGCGCGGTGGGGCAGGCGTCCGTCCTCTCCCTCTACGACGCCAGCCGCGCCCGCTTCCCCTCGTTGTCCTGCCAGCGCACCGCGTGGGCGGCGCTGGACGGGAAGGTGAAGGAGGGACTGCGGCAGGCCACCGAATCGGGCATGCCCATCCGCGTGGTGCTGCCCTGGGTGATGGGCCCCACGGCCGAGGCCGCGGTGAAGCGCTTCCTCGCCACGTACCCGACGGCGCGCACGGTGCGCTACGAGCCGCTCGGGGAGCTGGCCGCCATCGGCGACGCCCACCGGGTCACGCACGGCGTGCGCGTGGTGCCCGACTACCGCTTCGAGAACGCGAAGGTCATCGCCAGCTTTGGCGCGGACTTCCTCGGCACCTGGGTGTCGCCGGTGGCCTTCACCCGCCAGTACACCGAGGCGCGCGATGCGGCCGGCAAGCGGGACATGGCGCTGCACTACCAGGTGGAGCCCGTGCTGACGCTCACGGGGGCCGCCGCGGACCGGCGCTTCGTCGTGTCCCCGTCCGATGTGACGCCCGCGCTGGCCGACCTCGTGCGGCGGCTGGCGCGGAAGGCGGAGCGTGCGGTGCCGGCGGTGGCGTCGGTCGCCGCACCTGCATTGGAAGAGACCGCGCTGGAGGAACTCGCGGAAGCACTGTGGGCGCAGCGGGGCAGGGCGCTCGTGGTGGCGGGCGGTGACGACGTGGCCGCGCAGGTGCTGGCCAACACGGCCAACGCGTTGCTGGGCAACGAGGGCAACACCGTGTCGGTAGCGGACGGCGTGGCGCTGGATGCGGACGCGCTGACGTACGGCGAGCTGCTGTCGGAGCTGCGCGCGGGCGGCGTGGGCGCGGTGCTCTTCCTCGGCGTCAACCCCGCCTATGCGGACCCGCGCGGCGACGAGCTGGCGGCGCTGCTGAAGTCCGTGCTCCTCACCGTGGCCACCAACGACAGGCTGGACGAGACGGCCAGCCTGATGCGCTTCCACGCACCGGACGTCACCGGCCTCGAGTCGTGGGGCGACGCGGAGCCCCGGCGTGGCGTGCTCTCCCTGCGCCAGCCGGCGGTGGCGCCGTTGCACGACACGCGCCCCCTGGTGGAGTCCCTGCTCCTGTGGGCGGGGGCACCCCGCTCGCACTACGACTTCCTGCGCGAGCGCTGGGAGGCGGAGGTCTTCCCCCGCGCGGGCGTGGCCGGACAGGACTTCAGCGCATTCTGGGACGATGCCGTGCGCCGGGGCGTGGTGATGCTGCCCGCGACGCCGGTGGCCGCACCGGCCTTCCGTGAGGACGGGCTCGCGAAGGCGCTGGCCGGCGTGGCCCGCGCGTCCGTGGACTGGGAGCTGGTGCTGTACCCCACGGTGGCGCTGCGCGACGGCGCGCTCGCCAACAACGGCTGGCTGCAGGAGGTGCCGGACCCCATCACCAAGGTGACGTGGGGCAACCCCGCCTGCATCGCCCCGGCACGCGCGAAGGCGCTGGGCCTGTCCGACGGCGACGTGGTGCGGGTGCGCTCGGGTGCGAAGACGGTGGAAGTGCCGGTGCTCATCCAGGCGGGCACGCACCCGTCCGTCATCGCCGTGCCGGTGGGCTACGGCCGCACCAGGGCGGGCCGCATCGCGGACGGCATCGGCGCCAATGGCTATCCGCTGGCCACGGTGGTGGGCGGCCAGTCCCGGCGCGCGGTGCCGGGCGTGACGGTGGAGTCCACCGGCGAGCGGCAGCCCCTGGCCCTCACCCAGACGTACAACCGTCTCGACGGGCGCCCCCACGTGCGCGAGGCGGAACTGGCCGCGTTCCTCGCCAACCCGCGCGCGGGCAACGAGGAGCACGAGGCGCACGGTGGCAACGACAAGCACCCGCTCTCCATCTGGTCCGGCCACGAATACAAGGGCCACCGGTGGGCGCTGGCGGTGGACCTGAGCGCGTGCACGGGTTGCTCGGCGTGTGTGGTGTCCTGCCAGGCGGAGAACAACATCCCCAGCGTCGGGCGCGACGAGGTGCTGCGCTCGCGCGAGATGCACTGGATGCGCATCGACCGGTACTACGCCGGTGACGAGGCCAACCCCCAGGTCGTCCACCAGCCGATGATGTGCCAGCACTGCGAGAATGCGCCGTGCGAGACGGTGTGCCCGGTGCTCGCCACGGTGCACTCCAGCGAGGGGCTCAACCAGCAGGTCTACAACCGCTGCGTGGGCACCCGGTACTGCGCCAACAACTGCCCCACCAAGGTCCGCCGCTTCAACTGGTTCGACTACAAGCACGACGAGCCGCTGGAGCGCATGGTGCTCAACCCGGACGTCGTCGTGCGCAGTCGCGGCGTCATGGAGAAGTGCTCCATGTGCGTGCAGCGCGTGCAGGAGGCCAAGGCCAGCGCGAATCGCGAGGGCCGCGCACTGCGCGACGGCGACGTGCAGACGGCCTGCCAGCAGAGCTGCCCCGCGAAGGCCATTCACTTCGGAGACTTGAACGACTCCGGCAGCGCCGTGGCGAAGCTCGCGAAGGACGGCCGCGCCTTCCGGCTGCTGGAGGAGCTGAACATCGGGTCGTCCATCACCTACCTCACGAAGATCCGCAACACCGGGTCGGGAAGCGAAACATGAGCCACCAGCACCTGTCGCCGCTGCGCGTGCCGCTCGTCAGCGAGGCGCGCAGCCTGGGCCAGCTCACCGAGGAAATCTGCGCGCCCATGGAGCGCCCTCCGACGTGGAGGTGGTGGGCGGCGTTCGCGGTGGCGGTGTCGATTCTGGGCACCGGCGCCGGCATCGTCGCGTACCAGGT contains these protein-coding regions:
- a CDS encoding cytochrome-c peroxidase; the protein is MLRHRLLSLLTLSALGATTLPACERSPEPAPMPAPAVADPVVAKPRAPKPLTPEQLGHFFLPLPPAKDAKPAPKDTEAQVALGRMLYFEPRLSKNHDVSCNTCHGLTTFGVDNKALSDGHKGQKGTRNSPTVYNAAGHIAQFWDGRADTLEAQAQGPILNPVEMAMPDEKRVVATLASIPEYTTRFREAFPGEKKPVSLGNAARAIAAFERRLTTPSRFNQYLSGRHDALSEQEQRGLQLFAATGCTTCHNGPAVGGTSFQKLGLVEDYPGLTDAGRFDATKNEDDRGKFRVPTLLNVDKTGPYLHDGSVKDLPTMVRLMAKHQLARTLTDAEVDDLVSFLKSLTGELPSQELISEPPLPASTKKTPKADPS
- a CDS encoding c-type cytochrome, whose protein sequence is MWTQALGGRRPARGLAPVIQLLVVLVAPAALAQGASQGAKLFAQRCGSCHSVGEGDRVGPDLHGVLERRDEAWVARFLKSPGALIDSGDAVATGLLKQFNGVRMPDQALSEEERAGLFAFFRDCTAKGKGSCRPSPTAKPGTDATSEEVARGRQLFEGTQALSHGGPACLGCHDVRGLGVAGGGTLGPNLTFTFARLGDRGLTPLLAKLDTPLMRELYAKTPLTEEEQYAVKAYLADVSRDGSRPRKDRDFFFLGVVGLIAALGFIGLVWGPRGTDPRAH
- a CDS encoding cytochrome c3 family protein translates to MNDASTRPSRPIRAAGHAGALLALALAGCSGPVNNQQGYMPEQPVAFSHAVHAGQYELDCQYCHVGAEKSRHAGVPASSVCMNCHTQVKTDSPEIQKVAAAVAANQPIAWVRIHRLPDHAFFNHASHVTSGLQCQTCHGKVQEMVRVEQAEPMTMGWCLDCHRKTAAQQVFAPSPSAPRSGELLAMSTQPPAPAPLKAPRILQPPTDCSGCHR
- a CDS encoding TAT-variant-translocated molybdopterin oxidoreductase, whose amino-acid sequence is MSESLPKYWQSLAERAGALPEHARNEFAEELPVGVAAVPPDASSRRDFFKVMGLSAAAAMVACQRAPVQKIIPYVSRPDEVTPGLSLWYASTCNGCSAQCGVLLKTRDGRPIKVEGNDEHPVSKGGVCAVGQASVLSLYDASRARFPSLSCQRTAWAALDGKVKEGLRQATESGMPIRVVLPWVMGPTAEAAVKRFLATYPTARTVRYEPLGELAAIGDAHRVTHGVRVVPDYRFENAKVIASFGADFLGTWVSPVAFTRQYTEARDAAGKRDMALHYQVEPVLTLTGAAADRRFVVSPSDVTPALADLVRRLARKAERAVPAVASVAAPALEETALEELAEALWAQRGRALVVAGGDDVAAQVLANTANALLGNEGNTVSVADGVALDADALTYGELLSELRAGGVGAVLFLGVNPAYADPRGDELAALLKSVLLTVATNDRLDETASLMRFHAPDVTGLESWGDAEPRRGVLSLRQPAVAPLHDTRPLVESLLLWAGAPRSHYDFLRERWEAEVFPRAGVAGQDFSAFWDDAVRRGVVMLPATPVAAPAFREDGLAKALAGVARASVDWELVLYPTVALRDGALANNGWLQEVPDPITKVTWGNPACIAPARAKALGLSDGDVVRVRSGAKTVEVPVLIQAGTHPSVIAVPVGYGRTRAGRIADGIGANGYPLATVVGGQSRRAVPGVTVESTGERQPLALTQTYNRLDGRPHVREAELAAFLANPRAGNEEHEAHGGNDKHPLSIWSGHEYKGHRWALAVDLSACTGCSACVVSCQAENNIPSVGRDEVLRSREMHWMRIDRYYAGDEANPQVVHQPMMCQHCENAPCETVCPVLATVHSSEGLNQQVYNRCVGTRYCANNCPTKVRRFNWFDYKHDEPLERMVLNPDVVVRSRGVMEKCSMCVQRVQEAKASANREGRALRDGDVQTACQQSCPAKAIHFGDLNDSGSAVAKLAKDGRAFRLLEELNIGSSITYLTKIRNTGSGSET
- a CDS encoding respiratory nitrate reductase subunit gamma; amino-acid sequence: MSDSLLFSFLPYAAAVAAVAGTVHRVTVRTPATDPREPWTPAGRAVLAGGVTVILNHLLGLAAPRAMQAFVASPARLFTLEAVSLIGGMLLGWGLSSLTLRRAREGQWLLAGFLGLVLAQVLTGLHIAVTLRWGSAWYLHLAVPYLRSLLAFQPDATLMEKAPLVFQVHTLAGFVLLALAPFARARKAAALALVPPASESNLLATPREETAR